One Spinacia oleracea cultivar Varoflay chromosome 4, BTI_SOV_V1, whole genome shotgun sequence DNA segment encodes these proteins:
- the LOC110796517 gene encoding argininosuccinate lyase, chloroplastic — protein MASSSSSLLHQSSIFTSIPANPNISQSHQIQLPHPFFQIPRKPHFQKLLPFLRCASSGTAMNSSQNDLKNSEKEVKLWGGRFEESVTEIVEKFTESISFDKALYKHDIMGSRAHASMLAHQGLINVEDRDSIIHGLDEIEKRIEAGEFVWRSDREDVHMNIEAALTDLIGEPAKKLHTARSRNDQVSTDFRLWCRDAVDEILKKIKKLQASLVTLALKNEGLIVPGYTHLQRAQPVLLEHLLLAYVEQLERDAGRLTDCRARLNYCPLGACALAGTGLPIDRFMTSDALGFTAPLRNSIDAVSDRDFVLEFLSANSITAIHLSRLGEEWVLWASEEFGFLTPNDSVSTGSSIMPQKKNPDPMELVRGKSARVVGDLVTLLVLCKGLPHAYNRDLQEDKEPVFDSVKTIVGMLEVSSEFAQNVTFNRNKIQNSLPAGHLDATTVADYLVKKGVPFRTGHDIVGRAVAFCVSKGCQLQDLTLDELKSISPVFSEDVYDYLGVENSVRKFSSYGSTGSECVSSQLDFWAAQLEIDRSAYNHQ, from the exons AtggcttcttcttcttcatcactTCTTCATCAATCTTCAATCTTCACTTCTATACCCGCAAACCCAAACATTTCCCAATCTCACCAAATTCAACTTCCGCATCCATTTTTTCAAATACCCAGAAAACCCCATTTCCAAAAATTGCTTCCTTTCCTTCGTTGTGCCTCTTCTGGAACTGCAATGAATTCCTCTCAAAATGACCTGAAAAACTCAGAAAAAGAGGTCAAATTGTGGGGTGGAAGATTCGAAGAGAGTGTCACTGAAATTGTTGAGAAGTTCACTGAGTCAATTTCCTTCGACAAAGCACTTTACAAGCATGATATCATGGGCAGTCGCGCGCATGCTTCAATGCTTGCTCATCAG GGATTAATCAATGTTGAAGATAGAGATAGTATAATCCACGGGCTCGATGAGATAGAGAAGCGTATAGAGGCGGGTGAGTTTGTATGGAGGAGTGACAGGGAAGATGTTCACATGAACATTGAAGCGGCACTTACTGATCTTATTGGTGAGCCTGCAAAGAAGCTTCACACTGCACGAAGCCGAAATGATCAAGTTTCAACAGATTTTCGCTTGTGGTGTCGAGATGCTGTAGATGAGATCCTTAAGAAGATTAAAAAGCTTCAG GCTTCACTAGTTACATTGGCCCTGAAGAATGAAGGCTTGATTGTTCCCGGCTACACACATTTGCAGAGGGCACAGCCTGTTTTATTGGAACATCTTCTTTTAGCATATGTTGAACAG CTCGAGCGTGATGCTGGTCGACTGACAGATTGCAGAGCTAGGTTGAATTACTGTCCACTGGGTGCGTGTGCATTGGCTGGCACTGGCCTACCAATAGATAGGTTTATGACTTCTGATGCCTTGGGATTTACTGCTCCCTTGAGAAACAG CATCGATGCAGTTTCAGATAGAGACTTTGTGTTGGAGTTCCTTTCTGCTAATTCTATCACAGCCATTCATCTCTCTCGGCTGGGTGAAGAGTGGGTGTTATGGGCCTCCGAGGAATTTGGATTTTTGACTCCTAATGATTCAGTTTCTACTGGAAGTAGTATAATGCCTCAGAAGAAAAACCCAGATCCCATGGAACTTGTGCGTGGAAAATCTGCACGAGTTGTAGGTGACCTGGTTACTCTTCTTGTACTATGCAAGGGACTTCCACATGCTTATAACCGTGATCTACAG GAAGACAAGGAGCCTGTATTTGACAGTGTGAAGACTATTGTAGGAATGCTGGAAGTAAGTTCCGAGTTTGCACAAAATGTTACCTTCAACCgaaacaaaattcaaaactctctgcCTGCTGGCCATCTTGATGCCACAACAGTTGCAGATTATCTCGTGAAGAAG GGAGTACCCTTCAGAACTGGTCATGATATTGTGGGAAGAGCCGTTGCGTTCTGTGTCTCTAAAGGTTGCCAGCTTCAAGACCTAACCCTCGACGAGCTTAAGAGTATTAGTCCCGTATTTAGCGAGGATGTGTACGATTATCTTGGTGTGGAGAATTCTGTCAGGAAGTTCTCTTCATACGGTTCAACAGGTTCAGAGTGTGTATCAAGTCAGCTTGATTTTTGGGCCGCCCAACTTGAGATAGACAGGAGTGCATACAACCACCAGTAA